In the Staphylococcus condimenti genome, one interval contains:
- a CDS encoding DNA translocase FtsK → MSWFDKLFSDGDDEEVYQRKYSQRRQKLEEKERHRQSLLPENNDIYNRPKGNFRFPLHVNDPENVGNETDTSNTDFQAPHSEEISREASIPQDNRRHRRRRNFEDHNYQEQSEFRPSRSSRSRSNQQHHNPAKESSYTSNKRRVQNYTSAYDAKDVYYRSGEFRAEEVPSAIFGTKKRHPLENGVIKSDGTFKKEDDNEKHERIPTDPLNGSRRYENTEKTSDDQNNVAHEPTSEPQEELQHTMKETPNYSKADNTININNIYASQIVEEIRRERERKFLKRKKFKEALQQKREQEDTDSIQKAIDDMYAKQAKQYVEDSVFHEDDAIAENNESNQESFNDDLKQSIDNEEKTGVSEEEHDLNSDFDYEEINLDDVQQVQSIDDKDVEIVNDETEAENENIYDETQNNIDSEATSKSTGTAQPLKNAEHEITDAQYTEMDDDPIEHTESHINKSETSVPFAEDVTEEMSESDKDQQVQASTSTNEPALKPENDSKVEPKAQSNLHGIEDNNDQTHLEKEFKSLEPELKPSYQKDASLDKTEDVDRTEHANEQNKEGGSLEPKLVPEQSFNTPSETSSTKNHNDALNDESKRAASEDETISAEETTSDKNDSVDKQEDDKSDLAEGHQSDNISEIKRPLRKGAKPFNVMMTPSDKRRMQKANQHKSTSSLRPDIKNESSTMKTATQENKPEIENGQDEKQNNSFEKSEHQENNTKQKEAGHITESMNQLHVEQKPIEEQSQINHAEQNQDAASEEDIKISKATAHEGIRKGPNLKLPSVELLDDPEIHEIDEEWIEEKKQELNDAFYYFNVPAEVKNVTEGPSVTRFELSVEKGVKVSRITALQDDLKMALAAKDIRIEAPIPGTSLVGIEVPNVSPTKVNLRSIIESPKFKNAESKLTVAMGNRINNEPLLMDIAKTPHALIAGATGSGKSVAINSMLLSLLYKNHPEELKLLLIDPKMVELAPYNGLPHLVSPVITDVKAATQSLKWAVDEMEKRYKLFAQYHVRNITAFNKKASYEQRLPKIVIVIDELADLMMMAPQEVEQSIARIAQKARACGIHMLVATQRPSVNVITGLIKANIPTRIAFMVSSSVDSRTILDSGGAERLLGYGDMLYLGNGMNKPIRVQGSFVSDEEIDAVVDFIKEQRQPEYLFEEKELLKQTKAQSKDDLFDEVCRFMVAEGHISTSLIQRHFQIGYNRAARIVDQLEELGYISGSNGSKPREVYLTSAEINEE, encoded by the coding sequence ATGAGCTGGTTCGATAAACTATTTAGTGATGGAGATGACGAAGAAGTATATCAACGTAAATACAGTCAACGTCGACAAAAATTAGAAGAAAAAGAACGTCATCGTCAATCATTGCTTCCTGAAAATAATGATATTTATAATCGTCCGAAAGGTAATTTTCGATTTCCTTTGCATGTGAATGATCCTGAAAATGTAGGTAATGAGACAGATACTTCAAATACAGATTTTCAGGCGCCGCATTCAGAAGAGATTTCTCGTGAAGCAAGTATTCCACAAGATAATAGACGTCACAGAAGAAGACGTAATTTTGAAGACCACAACTATCAAGAACAAAGTGAATTCCGGCCTTCAAGAAGTTCACGCTCAAGATCCAATCAACAACATCATAATCCTGCAAAAGAATCATCATACACATCTAATAAACGACGCGTTCAAAACTATACGTCTGCCTATGATGCAAAAGATGTGTATTATAGAAGCGGTGAATTCAGAGCTGAAGAAGTTCCTTCTGCAATCTTTGGTACCAAAAAACGACATCCTTTAGAAAATGGTGTAATTAAAAGTGATGGTACATTTAAAAAAGAAGATGACAATGAAAAGCATGAACGTATACCGACTGATCCATTGAATGGTTCAAGAAGATATGAAAATACAGAGAAAACATCCGATGATCAAAATAATGTAGCACATGAACCGACTTCAGAACCACAAGAAGAACTTCAACACACAATGAAGGAGACACCTAATTATTCTAAAGCAGATAATACTATCAATATTAACAATATCTATGCTTCTCAAATTGTTGAAGAAATCAGACGTGAAAGAGAACGTAAATTCTTAAAACGTAAAAAGTTCAAAGAAGCTTTGCAACAAAAGCGTGAGCAAGAAGATACTGATTCAATTCAAAAAGCGATTGATGATATGTATGCTAAACAAGCAAAACAATATGTAGAAGATTCTGTATTCCACGAAGACGATGCAATTGCTGAAAATAACGAGAGCAATCAAGAAAGTTTTAATGATGATTTAAAACAATCTATAGATAATGAAGAGAAAACGGGCGTTTCTGAAGAGGAACATGATTTAAATTCAGATTTTGACTATGAAGAAATCAATTTAGATGACGTTCAACAAGTTCAATCTATAGATGATAAAGATGTGGAAATTGTTAATGATGAAACTGAAGCAGAAAATGAAAATATTTATGATGAGACTCAAAATAATATTGATTCAGAAGCGACTTCAAAATCAACGGGAACAGCACAACCATTAAAAAATGCTGAACATGAAATTACTGATGCTCAGTATACTGAAATGGATGACGATCCGATTGAACATACAGAGAGTCATATTAATAAATCAGAAACTAGTGTTCCATTTGCTGAAGATGTTACTGAAGAAATGTCAGAAAGTGACAAAGATCAACAAGTTCAAGCATCAACTTCAACAAATGAACCTGCATTAAAGCCAGAAAATGATTCTAAAGTTGAGCCGAAAGCTCAATCTAATCTACATGGCATAGAAGATAATAATGATCAAACTCACTTAGAAAAAGAGTTTAAATCATTAGAACCAGAGTTGAAACCGTCTTATCAAAAAGATGCATCATTAGATAAAACAGAAGATGTTGATAGAACAGAACATGCAAATGAACAAAACAAAGAAGGCGGCTCATTAGAACCTAAACTGGTTCCAGAGCAGTCATTCAATACACCATCAGAAACATCAAGTACTAAAAATCATAATGATGCTTTGAATGATGAATCAAAAAGAGCTGCTTCTGAAGATGAAACGATTTCTGCAGAAGAAACAACATCTGATAAAAATGATTCTGTTGATAAGCAAGAAGATGATAAGAGTGATTTAGCAGAAGGTCATCAATCTGACAACATATCTGAGATAAAGCGACCTCTTCGTAAAGGGGCAAAACCGTTTAATGTTATGATGACACCTTCAGATAAACGAAGAATGCAAAAAGCAAATCAACATAAATCTACATCATCATTAAGACCTGATATTAAAAATGAATCATCAACTATGAAGACAGCAACTCAAGAAAACAAACCAGAAATTGAAAATGGTCAAGATGAAAAACAAAATAATAGTTTTGAAAAAAGCGAGCATCAGGAAAATAATACGAAACAAAAAGAAGCGGGTCATATAACAGAAAGTATGAACCAACTGCATGTTGAACAAAAACCTATAGAAGAACAATCTCAAATAAATCATGCAGAACAAAATCAAGATGCTGCATCAGAAGAGGATATAAAAATATCTAAAGCAACAGCGCATGAAGGCATTAGGAAAGGGCCTAATTTAAAACTGCCGAGTGTAGAATTGCTCGATGATCCAGAGATTCATGAAATTGATGAAGAATGGATTGAAGAGAAAAAACAAGAACTTAATGATGCTTTTTATTACTTTAATGTACCTGCAGAAGTTAAAAATGTAACTGAAGGTCCTAGTGTCACTCGTTTTGAATTATCTGTAGAAAAAGGCGTTAAGGTATCTCGTATTACTGCATTACAAGACGATTTAAAAATGGCATTAGCAGCTAAAGATATCAGAATCGAAGCACCGATACCTGGCACAAGTTTAGTAGGTATAGAAGTACCGAATGTTTCTCCTACTAAGGTTAACTTACGATCGATTATTGAAAGTCCGAAATTCAAAAATGCCGAATCTAAGTTAACAGTAGCCATGGGTAATAGAATCAATAATGAACCATTATTGATGGATATTGCAAAAACACCACACGCACTTATAGCTGGTGCAACTGGTTCAGGTAAGTCCGTTGCTATTAATAGTATGCTGCTTTCTTTGCTGTATAAAAATCATCCTGAAGAGCTTAAACTACTTCTGATTGATCCTAAAATGGTAGAACTAGCACCGTATAACGGATTACCTCATTTAGTATCACCGGTTATTACGGATGTAAAAGCGGCCACACAAAGTTTAAAATGGGCTGTAGATGAAATGGAAAAACGTTATAAGTTGTTTGCACAATATCATGTGCGAAATATTACGGCGTTTAATAAAAAAGCATCTTACGAGCAGCGTTTACCAAAAATCGTTATTGTTATTGATGAACTAGCAGATTTAATGATGATGGCACCTCAAGAAGTAGAACAATCAATTGCGCGAATTGCGCAAAAAGCACGTGCTTGCGGTATCCATATGCTGGTTGCTACACAAAGACCATCTGTAAATGTTATCACTGGATTAATTAAAGCAAATATTCCAACACGTATAGCATTTATGGTATCATCTAGTGTGGATTCAAGAACGATTCTAGACAGTGGCGGTGCTGAACGATTATTAGGATATGGCGATATGCTTTATCTTGGTAATGGTATGAATAAACCGATTAGAGTTCAAGGCAGTTTTGTTTCGGATGAAGAAATTGATGCTGTTGTTGACTTTATTAAAGAACAGCGTCAACCTGAATATTTGTTTGAAGAAAAAGAATTATTAAAACAAACGAAAGCCCAATCTAAAGACGATTTATTTGATGAAGTTTGCAGATTTATGGTTGCAGAAGGTCACATTTCTACATCATTAATCCAACGACACTTCCAAATCGGTTATAACAGGGCAGCAAGAATTGTTGACCAATTAGAAGAATTGGGATATATTTCAGGCTCCAATGGTTCTAAACCAAGAGAAGTTTATTTAACTTCAGCTGAAATAAATGAGGAATAA
- a CDS encoding bifunctional 3-deoxy-7-phosphoheptulonate synthase/chorismate mutase produces the protein MNKLEQYRNEIEDINEQILDLLVKRGELAQKIGEEKRKQGTKVYDPEREKVMLNALIEKNNGPFNDNVIKQLFKEIFKASTDLQKADHEKHLIVSRKLKPEDTIVKFDNGGVIGDGNKSFVFGPCSVESQEQVDKVAADLQSKGLKFIRGGAFKPRTSPYDFQGLGLEGLKILKNVKDKYGLNVVSEIVTPADLELADDYLDVFQIGARNMQNFELLKEAGRTNKPVLLKRGMSATIEEFIFAAEYIASQGNSNIILCERGIRTYEKATRNTLDISAVPILKQGTHLPVMVDVTHSTGRKDIMLPTAKAALAVGADGVMAEVHPDPAVALSDSGQQMDLEQFDKFYNELKPLADMYDNNQLR, from the coding sequence ATGAATAAGTTGGAACAGTACAGAAATGAAATCGAAGACATTAATGAACAAATTTTGGATCTTCTTGTAAAACGTGGGGAACTTGCACAAAAAATCGGAGAAGAAAAACGTAAGCAGGGGACTAAGGTATATGACCCTGAACGTGAAAAAGTAATGTTGAATGCATTAATTGAGAAAAATAATGGTCCATTTAACGACAATGTAATTAAACAATTATTCAAAGAAATTTTTAAAGCATCCACAGATTTACAAAAAGCAGATCACGAAAAGCATCTTATTGTATCAAGAAAATTAAAACCTGAAGATACAATTGTAAAATTCGATAATGGCGGCGTAATTGGTGATGGTAACAAATCATTCGTCTTTGGACCTTGTTCAGTAGAATCACAAGAACAAGTAGATAAAGTAGCTGCAGATTTACAAAGTAAAGGTTTAAAATTTATCCGTGGCGGTGCTTTCAAACCACGTACTTCACCATATGATTTCCAAGGATTAGGTTTAGAAGGTCTGAAAATCTTAAAAAATGTGAAAGATAAATATGGTTTAAATGTTGTAAGTGAAATTGTTACTCCTGCTGATTTAGAGTTAGCTGATGATTACTTAGATGTATTCCAAATTGGAGCACGTAACATGCAAAACTTTGAATTGTTAAAAGAAGCAGGACGTACAAATAAACCTGTATTATTAAAAAGAGGTATGTCAGCTACAATTGAAGAATTCATCTTTGCTGCAGAATACATTGCTTCTCAAGGTAATAGCAACATTATTTTATGTGAACGCGGTATCAGAACATACGAAAAAGCAACACGTAATACTTTAGATATTTCTGCAGTACCTATTTTAAAACAAGGTACACATTTACCAGTAATGGTCGATGTAACACATAGTACTGGCAGAAAAGATATTATGTTGCCAACTGCAAAAGCAGCATTAGCTGTTGGAGCTGACGGGGTAATGGCAGAGGTTCATCCTGATCCAGCAGTAGCGCTTAGTGATAGTGGCCAACAAATGGATTTAGAACAGTTTGATAAATTCTACAATGAATTAAAACCATTAGCAGATATGTATGATAATAATCAATTACGCTAA
- a CDS encoding acetoin utilization protein AcuC, which yields MSQKNKQTGYVYSNQLMQYRFSNDHPFNQMRLKLTTELLIDAGLLKPDQIITPRIATDEELTLIHSYDYVNAIKHASHGILSPSEAKKYGLADEDTSQFKHMHQHSARIVGGALKLADMIVNNELQNGCHLGGGLHHALPGRANGFCIYNDVAITAKYLSKKYGLRVMVIDTDAHHGDGVQWSFYTDNDILNYSIHETGKFLFPGSGHYTERGKEQGFSYSVNVPLEPYTEDESFIECFKKTVTPVVKSYQPDILLSVHGVDIHYLDPLTHMNCTLDALYEVPYYIKSLADTYTNGKVMMFGGGGYNIWRVVPRAWSHVFLSLMDQPIQHGDLPEEWVEKWQHYSPLDLPTTWDDKRLDYMEIPRTAEIAAKNLKHANQVASWF from the coding sequence ATGAGTCAAAAAAACAAACAAACGGGGTATGTTTATTCAAATCAACTTATGCAATATCGGTTTAGTAATGATCATCCTTTTAATCAGATGAGACTGAAACTGACTACAGAATTGTTAATCGATGCAGGTTTATTAAAACCAGACCAAATTATAACACCGCGTATTGCAACCGATGAAGAGTTGACTTTAATTCACTCCTATGACTATGTCAATGCAATCAAGCATGCATCTCATGGGATATTAAGCCCTTCTGAAGCTAAAAAATATGGGTTGGCTGATGAAGATACATCACAATTTAAACATATGCACCAGCATAGTGCACGTATTGTCGGGGGCGCTCTGAAACTTGCTGATATGATTGTGAATAACGAATTACAAAATGGTTGTCATTTAGGCGGAGGCTTGCACCATGCTTTGCCTGGAAGAGCTAACGGTTTTTGTATATATAATGATGTCGCTATTACAGCAAAATATTTATCTAAAAAATATGGTTTGCGCGTAATGGTCATAGATACAGATGCACATCATGGGGATGGCGTGCAATGGAGTTTTTATACTGATAATGATATTCTTAATTATTCAATTCATGAAACAGGAAAATTTTTATTTCCTGGTTCAGGTCACTATACTGAACGCGGCAAAGAACAAGGATTCAGTTATTCAGTGAATGTTCCATTAGAACCTTATACAGAAGATGAATCTTTTATAGAGTGTTTTAAAAAGACAGTCACACCTGTCGTCAAGTCATATCAACCTGATATATTATTAAGTGTACATGGGGTCGATATTCATTATTTAGATCCACTTACACACATGAATTGTACTTTAGATGCACTTTATGAAGTACCATACTATATTAAATCTCTTGCAGATACTTATACAAACGGAAAAGTAATGATGTTTGGCGGCGGAGGTTATAATATTTGGCGTGTCGTGCCTAGAGCTTGGAGTCATGTTTTTTTAAGTTTAATGGATCAGCCTATTCAACATGGCGATTTACCTGAAGAGTGGGTTGAAAAGTGGCAACATTACTCCCCTCTTGATTTGCCTACAACGTGGGATGATAAGCGTTTGGACTATATGGAAATTCCCAGAACCGCAGAGATTGCAGCTAAAAATTTAAAGCATGCAAATCAAGTTGCAAGCTGGTTTTAA
- the ytpR gene encoding YtpR family tRNA-binding protein: MNLFYNKNGVGDVAFLQLDPAQGEFEYKQYGDVVRITQDNAVVGYNIFNASNHLSLEGNGHIKLTPELVDQLQKTLNDAGIEDKLDSDLSPKFVVGYVETKEKHPNADKLSILKVNVGNEELQIVCGAPNVEAGQKVVVAKVGAVMPSGMVIKDAELRGVASSGMVCSMKELDLPNAPKEKGIMVLSDDYQVGQPFFEE, from the coding sequence ATGAATTTATTTTATAATAAAAATGGTGTCGGAGATGTCGCGTTTTTACAACTGGATCCTGCACAAGGAGAGTTTGAATATAAACAATATGGCGATGTAGTCCGCATTACTCAAGATAACGCTGTGGTAGGTTATAACATTTTTAATGCCTCGAATCATTTATCTTTAGAAGGTAACGGTCATATTAAACTAACGCCTGAACTAGTTGACCAATTACAAAAAACACTTAACGATGCTGGCATTGAAGATAAATTAGATTCAGATTTATCACCTAAATTTGTAGTTGGATATGTTGAAACAAAAGAAAAACATCCTAATGCTGATAAACTAAGCATTTTAAAAGTAAATGTTGGTAATGAAGAATTACAAATTGTTTGTGGCGCACCTAATGTGGAAGCGGGACAAAAAGTTGTTGTAGCTAAAGTAGGTGCTGTAATGCCAAGTGGCATGGTCATCAAAGATGCAGAATTAAGAGGCGTAGCATCAAGCGGTATGGTGTGCTCAATGAAAGAATTAGATTTACCGAATGCACCAAAAGAAAAAGGGATTATGGTCTTATCTGACGACTATCAAGTTGGACAACCATTTTTTGAAGAATAA
- a CDS encoding GNAT family N-acetyltransferase codes for MEHIKTYVKQEYTRNGEKYVIEGPVPREKLETMSYDDGLDAFRKPIEQFEAIQEISELPEGRIYVLRKDNKIVGYVTYHYPDPLERWSTGNLPYLVELGAIEVALPYRGTGLGSELIKQSLKEDEFEDYIILTTEYYWHWDLKNSKLDVYEYKKLMQNLMAQGGLEIFATDDPEITGHPANCLMARIGSRISLDQIKAFDDVRFMNRFFY; via the coding sequence ATGGAACATATCAAAACATATGTAAAGCAGGAATACACACGCAATGGTGAAAAATATGTCATTGAAGGTCCAGTACCGCGAGAAAAACTTGAAACAATGAGTTATGATGATGGGCTTGATGCTTTCAGAAAGCCGATTGAGCAATTTGAGGCAATCCAAGAAATAAGTGAATTGCCTGAAGGACGTATTTATGTTCTCCGTAAAGATAATAAAATAGTTGGTTATGTAACTTATCATTATCCAGATCCTTTAGAGCGTTGGTCGACGGGGAATTTACCCTATCTAGTTGAACTTGGAGCAATTGAAGTCGCCTTGCCTTATCGTGGAACTGGACTTGGCAGCGAGTTGATTAAACAAAGTTTAAAAGAAGACGAATTTGAAGATTACATTATTTTAACAACAGAATACTACTGGCATTGGGATTTAAAAAATTCCAAATTAGATGTTTATGAATATAAAAAATTAATGCAAAATTTAATGGCACAAGGAGGATTAGAAATTTTTGCAACGGATGATCCTGAGATAACAGGTCACCCAGCTAATTGTTTGATGGCAAGAATCGGTTCACGAATTAGTTTAGATCAGATAAAAGCATTCGATGATGTACGTTTTATGAACCGATTTTTCTACTAA
- the ccpA gene encoding catabolite control protein A, with the protein MTVTIYDVAREARVSMATVSRVVNGNQNVKPETRDKVNEVIKKLNYRPNAVARGLASKKTTTVGVIIPDISNVYYSQLARGLEDIATMYKYHSIISNSDNDPEKAKEIFNNLLSKQVDGIIFLGGTLDDELERLIETSSVPVVVSGTSDDDHSIASVNIDYKQASKEVTEHLIETGAKQFAFVGGNNSEKAEADVLEGLEEVLQQHHLSLDEKLKFTGKETYKDGLNAFDTISQYNPDAILSISDEQAIGIVHAALDAEVKIPENLQVVSFNNTRLVEMVRPQLSSVIQPLYDIGAVGMRLLTKYMNNEDITESNVILPYRIEYRGTTR; encoded by the coding sequence ATGACCGTAACGATATACGATGTTGCAAGAGAAGCACGAGTATCAATGGCAACAGTTTCTCGCGTAGTAAATGGCAACCAAAATGTAAAACCTGAAACGAGAGATAAAGTTAATGAAGTCATTAAAAAGTTAAACTACAGACCAAATGCGGTCGCTAGAGGCTTAGCAAGCAAGAAAACAACAACAGTAGGGGTAATTATCCCGGATATTTCAAATGTCTATTATTCACAGCTTGCACGCGGGTTGGAAGATATTGCAACAATGTATAAATATCATTCAATCATTTCTAATTCCGATAATGATCCAGAAAAAGCAAAAGAAATATTTAATAATCTGCTTAGTAAACAAGTAGATGGAATTATTTTCTTAGGCGGTACTTTAGATGATGAATTAGAAAGACTTATTGAAACATCATCAGTACCTGTTGTTGTATCAGGTACAAGTGATGATGACCATAGCATTGCTTCAGTTAATATCGACTATAAGCAAGCATCAAAAGAAGTAACAGAACATTTAATTGAGACAGGTGCAAAACAATTTGCATTTGTTGGTGGAAATAATTCTGAAAAAGCAGAAGCAGATGTTTTAGAAGGCCTAGAAGAAGTGCTTCAGCAACATCACTTATCATTAGATGAAAAATTGAAATTTACTGGTAAAGAAACTTATAAAGATGGATTGAATGCATTTGATACGATTTCACAATATAACCCCGATGCAATCCTTTCAATCAGTGATGAACAAGCAATCGGAATTGTTCATGCAGCTTTAGATGCTGAAGTGAAAATTCCTGAAAATCTGCAAGTTGTAAGCTTCAATAATACGCGACTCGTTGAAATGGTTCGTCCGCAATTATCAAGTGTCATCCAACCATTATATGATATAGGGGCAGTTGGTATGCGTTTATTAACGAAGTATATGAATAATGAGGACATTACGGAATCGAATGTTATCTTGCCTTATAGAATAGAATATCGTGGTACAACACGATAA
- the murC gene encoding UDP-N-acetylmuramate--L-alanine ligase, with amino-acid sequence MTHYHFVGIKGSGMSSLAQIMHDLGHEVQGSDIDQYVFTEKALRNKGIKILPFNPENIKEGMTIIQGNAFSDTHEEIVRAHELDLEVIDYPTFLGHVIEQYISIAVTGAHGKTSTTGLLSHVMNGDKRTSFLIGDGTGLGIPQSEFFAFEACEYRRHFLSYRPDYAIMTNIDFDHPDYFKDVDDVTNAFQEMAYNVKKGIIAWGKDEHLQKIKADVPIYYYGLEKDEDIYADNIQITEHGTQFDVYIDGKYFDRFLSPQYGDHNILNTLAVIMVCYLEGLDIENIKEALETFGGVKRRFNETKLHNQVLVDDYAHHPREINATIETARKKYPNKDVIAVFQPHTFSRTKAFLKEFAESLSKADRVFLCDIFGSIREHDGSLTIQDLIDRIPGAQLIGENNVNILNEFDNAVILFMGAGDIQKIERAYMENNGVTNEF; translated from the coding sequence ATGACACACTATCATTTTGTCGGAATTAAAGGATCTGGTATGAGTTCTTTAGCCCAAATAATGCATGATTTGGGTCATGAAGTCCAAGGTTCCGACATAGACCAATATGTGTTTACAGAAAAAGCATTAAGAAATAAAGGGATCAAAATATTACCTTTCAATCCTGAAAATATTAAAGAAGGCATGACAATCATTCAAGGAAATGCCTTTTCAGATACACACGAAGAAATTGTACGTGCACATGAGTTAGATTTGGAAGTTATTGACTATCCAACATTCTTAGGACATGTCATAGAACAGTATATTTCAATTGCAGTAACTGGTGCTCATGGTAAAACATCTACAACTGGTCTGTTATCTCATGTAATGAACGGAGATAAAAGAACTTCTTTCTTAATTGGTGATGGTACCGGCTTAGGTATTCCGCAAAGTGAATTCTTTGCTTTTGAAGCATGCGAATATCGACGTCATTTTTTAAGCTATCGTCCTGATTATGCAATAATGACAAATATCGACTTCGATCATCCTGATTATTTTAAAGATGTTGATGATGTTACTAATGCTTTCCAAGAAATGGCATATAACGTAAAAAAAGGCATTATTGCATGGGGAAAAGATGAACACTTACAAAAAATCAAAGCAGACGTTCCAATTTATTATTATGGATTAGAAAAAGATGAAGATATTTATGCTGATAACATTCAAATTACTGAGCATGGTACACAGTTTGATGTTTATATCGATGGTAAATATTTTGATCGATTTTTATCTCCTCAATATGGTGATCATAATATTTTAAATACACTTGCAGTTATCATGGTATGTTATCTTGAGGGTCTTGATATAGAAAACATCAAAGAGGCATTAGAAACATTTGGAGGGGTAAAAAGACGTTTCAATGAAACAAAGTTACATAATCAAGTATTAGTTGACGATTATGCCCACCATCCACGTGAAATTAATGCTACAATTGAGACAGCAAGGAAAAAATATCCGAACAAAGATGTAATTGCTGTTTTCCAACCGCATACTTTTTCAAGAACCAAAGCTTTCTTGAAAGAGTTTGCTGAGAGCTTGAGTAAAGCAGATCGAGTTTTCTTGTGCGATATCTTCGGATCTATCAGAGAACATGATGGTAGTTTAACTATTCAAGATTTAATTGATCGTATTCCAGGTGCTCAGCTAATCGGTGAAAACAATGTAAACATTTTAAATGAATTTGATAATGCGGTTATTTTATTTATGGGAGCAGGAGATATTCAAAAAATCGAGCGTGCCTATATGGAAAATAACGGCGTAACAAATGAATTTTAA
- a CDS encoding DUF948 domain-containing protein, with the protein MDWILPVAGLIAAVAFLILVIGIVLVLVSVKKNLDYVAKTLDGIEGQVQGITRESTDLLHKANRLTEDIQDKVDRLNSVVDGVKGIGDSIQDLDGSVDRVTNSIAHNISQNEDKISQVIQWSNVAMEIADKWQYRKQQRESANYRG; encoded by the coding sequence ATGGACTGGATTTTACCTGTAGCAGGTCTAATTGCAGCAGTAGCATTTTTAATTTTAGTAATCGGAATTGTGCTAGTCTTAGTATCTGTTAAGAAAAATTTAGACTATGTTGCTAAAACTCTTGACGGAATCGAAGGTCAAGTACAAGGGATTACTCGTGAATCAACAGACTTACTTCACAAAGCAAACCGCTTAACTGAAGATATTCAAGATAAAGTGGACCGCTTAAATTCTGTAGTTGATGGAGTAAAAGGAATCGGTGATTCTATCCAAGATTTAGATGGATCAGTGGACCGAGTAACAAACTCAATTGCACATAATATTTCTCAAAATGAAGACAAAATTTCACAAGTCATCCAATGGTCTAATGTTGCGATGGAAATTGCTGATAAATGGCAATATAGAAAGCAACAAAGAGAAAGTGCAAACTACAGAGGCTAA